In the genome of Ignavibacteriales bacterium, one region contains:
- a CDS encoding T9SS type A sorting domain-containing protein has product MMTRIFLAYLVLAGSLQLFAQTNWEVVKTPVEVELRRVFYLDSMNVWAAGDSGTIIHSSDKGVSWVIQSSGLQKRIEDIFFLDESKGWAVTWTSDGVNFQSQILTTTNGGADWSSEDYRHSNILLSTIFFIDSLNGWMGGEPFDFSFTTDGGIEWYPANLDTGSFAYFPIHEVKFSTPQLGFAAGGVNDAVGVVWRTTNGGELWKAYGIGPDRFLDFIFLDSSKVLALSNEVEGAYPMGELKFDILTSTIDYSDGDSIYAIVYGISNRTTKEIWAALAQTSRDFLFSGDSAETWQFIPIPDSLRMFDIEFADSVHGIAVGENGYILKYIPQNSVDVDEYPGTNLPDEFKLEQNYPNPFNPTTTIKFTVGDAYYASPTRVLLRVYDVLGNEIAKLVDEQKSPGIYQVEFASSVLKNISSGIYFYRLQAGSFSQTKKMVLLK; this is encoded by the coding sequence ATGATGACAAGAATTTTTTTAGCCTATTTAGTATTAGCTGGTTCCCTTCAACTATTTGCACAAACAAACTGGGAAGTTGTTAAAACTCCGGTTGAAGTTGAATTAAGAAGAGTTTTTTATTTAGACAGTATGAATGTGTGGGCTGCCGGCGACAGCGGAACAATAATTCATTCAAGTGATAAAGGTGTTAGCTGGGTAATTCAGTCAAGCGGATTACAAAAAAGGATTGAAGACATTTTTTTTCTTGATGAATCAAAGGGATGGGCTGTTACCTGGACATCAGATGGGGTAAATTTTCAAAGCCAGATTTTGACAACGACAAACGGCGGTGCTGACTGGTCTTCAGAAGACTACAGACATTCAAATATTTTGCTGTCTACAATATTTTTTATTGATTCATTAAACGGATGGATGGGAGGGGAACCGTTTGATTTTTCTTTTACTACAGACGGCGGGATAGAATGGTATCCGGCAAATCTTGATACTGGAAGCTTTGCTTACTTCCCGATTCATGAAGTAAAGTTTTCAACTCCCCAGCTTGGGTTTGCTGCTGGCGGTGTAAATGATGCAGTTGGTGTTGTATGGCGCACGACTAACGGAGGTGAATTGTGGAAAGCATATGGTATAGGTCCTGACAGGTTTTTGGATTTTATTTTTCTTGATTCATCAAAGGTTCTTGCATTGTCAAATGAAGTTGAAGGTGCTTACCCGATGGGCGAATTAAAATTTGATATTCTGACAAGCACTATCGATTACAGTGATGGTGATTCAATTTACGCTATCGTATATGGAATCAGCAACAGGACAACGAAGGAAATTTGGGCAGCGTTGGCTCAAACAAGCAGGGATTTTTTATTCAGTGGTGATTCGGCTGAGACTTGGCAGTTCATTCCAATACCGGATAGCTTGCGGATGTTTGATATTGAATTTGCTGATTCAGTACATGGAATTGCTGTAGGTGAAAACGGATATATATTAAAATACATTCCTCAGAACTCGGTAGATGTCGACGAGTATCCTGGAACAAACTTGCCTGATGAATTTAAACTTGAACAAAATTATCCAAATCCGTTTAACCCAACAACAACAATAAAATTCACTGTAGGGGACGCATATTATGCGTCCCCTACACGCGTACTTTTACGCGTCTATGATGTATTGGGAAATGAAATAGCCAAACTGGTTGACGAACAAAAATCTCCCGGCATATACCAGGTTGAATTTGCTTCTTCCGTTTTGAAAAATATTTCTTCGGGTATTTATTTTTATAGATTGCAGGCAGGGTCTTTTTCACAAACAAAAAAAATGGTTCTTCTAAAGTGA